The following DNA comes from Agromyces mangrovi.
CGCCGAGGTGGGCGTACAGCACGTTCGAGCCCGCCGGGATGTCGCCGTCGCGCACCAGGTCGATGAGGCCGGCCATCGACTTGCCCTCGTAGACGGGGTCGAGGATGACGCCCTCGAGTGAGCCGACCAGGTGCATCGCGGCATCGGTCGACTCGACCGGGATGCCGTAGAAGTCGCCCGCCCAGCCGTCGAGCACGGTGATCTCGTCGTCGCGCAGGTCGCGCCCGACGCCGATCAGTTCAGCCGTGTTGCGCGCGATGCGCCCGACCTGATCGCGGGTCTCGGCGAGCTTCGCCGACGCGTCGATGCCGAGCACGCGCCGACGCGGCCCGCCGAAGTTGTGCTCGAGGTCGGCGAACCCGGCGATCATGCCGGCGTGCGTCGAGCCGGTCACCGAGCACACGACGATCGTGTCGAAGAAGACGCCGAGCTCGCGCTCCTGCGCCGCGACCTCGTGGGCCCAGTTCGCGAAGCCGAGCCCGCCGAGGCGGTGGTCGGATGCCCCGGCCGGGATCGCGTACGGCGTGCCGCCGGCCGCCTCGACATCGGCGATGGCCTCGCGCCACGAGTCCTTGAAGCCGATGCCGAAGCCCGCGGGGAGAGGCGCACGTCGGCGCCCATGAGGCGCGACAGCATGATGTTGCCGACCCGGTCGTTCACCGAGTCGGGCCAGTCGACCCAGTGCTCCTGCACCAGTACGGCTTTCACGCCGAGGTGCGCGGCGACCGCGGCGACCTGTCGGGTGTGGTTCGACTGCACGCCACCGATCGACACGAGCGTGTCGGCCCCCTGCGCGAGCGCGTCGGGCACGAGGTACTCGAGCTTGCGCACTTTGTTGCCGCCGTAGGCGAGGCCGCTCGAGACGTCCTCGCGCTTCATCCAGATGCGGGCGCCGCCGAGGTGGGCGCTGAGCCGGTCGACCGGGTGGATCGGGCTCGGCCCGAATGTCAGTGGGTGGCGGGGGAAGTCGGCGAGTGCCATGGTGCTCCTTCTTCTACGGGGTGGTCCGCGTCGAGCAGGCGCCCGAGCGTGGACCAGTTGTCGCGGGTCGCGATGCCGGCCGCGCCGGCGTCACCGGCGGCGCAGAGGTCGATGATGCGGTCGTGGTCGGCGACCGAGCCGCGACCGGCGAGCGAGGAGAACCGGGCGCGTTCGAGGCGGCGCAGCAGCGGGGTCACCTGCTCGAGCATCGCCGGCAGCAGCGGGTTGGCGCTGGCGCCGACCGCCACCGCGTGGAAGTCGTCGTCGGCACGCACGGCGGCGTCGACGTCGTCGTCGCGAAGCGCCGCGGCGAACCGGGCGTTGGCGTCGCGCATGGCGTCGAGGTCGGCGGCGGTGAGCTGCGGCACGGCCTCGCGCACGGCGAGCTCGTGCAGCGCGGCGGCGATGCGCTGCGCCGCGAGCGCGGTGCGCACATCGAGCGGGGCGACCGTGGTGGCCTTGGCGCGTCGGGTCTGCACGAGCCCGGCGAGCTCCAGCCGCGCGATCGCCTCGCGGATCGGCGTGCGGCTCACGCCGAGCCACTCCTCGAGCTCGGGGTCGCGCAGCCGTGCACCGGGTTCGAGCGCGCCGCTCACGATGGCGTCGCGCAGCTGGCGGTAGGCGTAGTCGCGCAGCGAACTCGGGCGCTCGGCGGGCGCGGGACTCAGCAACATGCAATATATTGCAGCGTTTGAAGGGCTGGCTGTCAAGTCGTGCGCGGGCGGGGGCTCAGCGCCGCCGGCCGGCCCCGGCGGCGATCTCGGCGCCGAGGTTCTCGCGCAGCCAGTCGCACCAGATCGAGACCGTGCGCCACTGGTCGCGCACGATGTCGAGCGCGTCGGGCGTCCACATCCAGTCGGCGGGCGGCTCGGAGCGGCCGATGGCGAGGTGCTTCAGCCGCAGCAGCT
Coding sequences within:
- a CDS encoding GntR family transcriptional regulator translates to MLLSPAPAERPSSLRDYAYRQLRDAIVSGALEPGARLRDPELEEWLGVSRTPIREAIARLELAGLVQTRRAKATTVAPLDVRTALAAQRIAAALHELAVREAVPQLTAADLDAMRDANARFAAALRDDDVDAAVRADDDFHAVAVGASANPLLPAMLEQVTPLLRRLERARFSSLAGRGSVADHDRIIDLCAAGDAGAAGIATRDNWSTLGRLLDADHPVEEGAPWHSPTSPATH